Proteins encoded together in one Juglans regia cultivar Chandler chromosome 9, Walnut 2.0, whole genome shotgun sequence window:
- the LOC108980679 gene encoding protein LITTLE ZIPPER 1-like isoform X2, with amino-acid sequence MCTNNTEKLPSGLVHSSERKQRSKRSKVQVPRRVRKKCEEKADKDMELKNLKLFLENQSIIEENEKLRKKASVLHQENLALMSEFQNKFPDSDIFFDSLPLFFFTNTDNRR; translated from the exons ATGTGTACCAACAACACTGAAAAGCTTCCATCTGGTCTGGTCCATTCTTCTGAAAGAAAACAACGATCGAAGCGATCTAAAGTTCAAGTTCCCAGGCGAGTCAG GAAAAAGTGCGAAGAAAAGGCAGATAAAGATATGGAACTAAAGAACCTGAAGTTATTTTTGGAGAACCAAAGTATAATTGAAGAGAATGAGAAGCTGAGGAAAAAGGCCAGTGTTCTTCACCAAGAGAACTTAGCCTTAATGTCCGAGTTTCAGAACAAATTCCCCGATTCGGACATTTTCTTCGATTCTCTACCTTTGTTCTTCTTCACAAACACTGATAACagaagatga
- the LOC108980679 gene encoding protein LITTLE ZIPPER 1-like isoform X1 → MCTNNTEKLPSGLVHSSERKQRSKRSKVQVPRRVSRKKCEEKADKDMELKNLKLFLENQSIIEENEKLRKKASVLHQENLALMSEFQNKFPDSDIFFDSLPLFFFTNTDNRR, encoded by the exons ATGTGTACCAACAACACTGAAAAGCTTCCATCTGGTCTGGTCCATTCTTCTGAAAGAAAACAACGATCGAAGCGATCTAAAGTTCAAGTTCCCAGGCGAGTCAG CAGGAAAAAGTGCGAAGAAAAGGCAGATAAAGATATGGAACTAAAGAACCTGAAGTTATTTTTGGAGAACCAAAGTATAATTGAAGAGAATGAGAAGCTGAGGAAAAAGGCCAGTGTTCTTCACCAAGAGAACTTAGCCTTAATGTCCGAGTTTCAGAACAAATTCCCCGATTCGGACATTTTCTTCGATTCTCTACCTTTGTTCTTCTTCACAAACACTGATAACagaagatga